One window from the genome of Nicotiana sylvestris chromosome 9, ASM39365v2, whole genome shotgun sequence encodes:
- the LOC104226439 gene encoding ubiquitin-conjugating enzyme E2 2-like, with product MSTPARKRLMRDFKRLQQDPPAGISGAPYDNNIMLWNAVIFGPDDTPWDGGTFKLTLQFSEDYPNKPPTVRFISRMFHPNIYADGSICLDILQNQWSPIYDVAAILTSIQSLLCDPNPNSPANSEAARMFSENKREYNRKVREIVEQSWTAD from the exons ATGTCGACACCGGCGAGGAAGAGACTGATGAGGGATTTTAAGCGGTTACAGCAGGATCCCCCGGCCGGCATCAGTGGAGCTCCATATGACAACAATATAATGCTATGGAATGCAGTCATTTTCGG CCCTGATGATACTCCTTGGGATGGAG GTACATTTAAGCTGACACTTCAATTCTCAGAGGACTATCCAAACAAACCACCAACTGTGCGATTTATTTCCAGAATGTTCCACCCAAATA TTTACGCTGATGGAAGTATTTGCTTGGACATCCTGCAAAATCAATGGAGTCCCATATATGATGTAGCTGCTATACTGACTTCAATCCAG TCTTTGCTCTGTGATCCAAATCCCAACTCGCCAGCTAATTCAGAAGCAGCACGCATGTTCAGTGAGAACAAGCGTGAATACAACAGGAAGGTGCGCGAGATTGTTGAACAGAGCTGGACAGCAGACTGA
- the LOC104226441 gene encoding uncharacterized protein, translated as MARCYILASMANVLQHQHQSMGSAYDMLESLKEMFGEQNRAAKQTAMKALLNTKMAEGSSVRDHVLKMMSLLNELEVLGAVIDKESQVEMVLQTLPDSFQQFRLNYNMNKMDLSLAKLLNELQAAESIIKQQAPVVALNVEKA; from the coding sequence ATGGCGCGATGTTACATTCTTGCCTCTATGGCGAATGTTTTGCAACATCAGCATCAATCTATGGGGTCTGCTTATGATATGCTCGAAAGTCTCAAAGAGATGTTCGGTGAGCAAAATCGTGCAGCTAAGcagacagccatgaaagccctttTGAACACCAAGATGGCTGAAGGATCATCGGTCAGAGACCATGTTCTGAAGATGATGAGTCTTCTGAATGAACTGGAGGTCCTTGGAGCTGTGATTGATAAGGAGTCTCAAGTTGAGATGGTCCTCCAGACTCTGCCTGACAGTTTTCAACAGTTTCGCTTGAACTATAATATGAACAAAATGGATCTGTCACTAGCGAAATTATTGAATGAGCTGCAAGCGGCAGAATCAATTATCAAACAACAAGCTCCAGTTGTGGCGCTCAATGTTGAGAAAGCTTAA